In the genome of Oscillospiraceae bacterium, the window AGGCCGCCGGCTATGCGGTGGATCTGTGCATTACATGTGTAAACGACCTGAAGCCGCACGAAGGCGGCCATCTGGTTTTTATGAAATCCGACGGATGCGATACCTCCTACACCTGTGTCAAATGCGGAAACTCGGAACTCATCAGCGACGGCATCCCCGTCGGCGATATGCTCTATAAAATCCCATGTAAAAACCGCCGATATTGTGCCAACCATTAATTATATCTCAGAATAGCGATATCTCCTGATGTGACTTGAAGTGTCACTTTATTAACTTTATTCCCGATCTGTCCTTCCGAATTCATTTTACTTGTAACTGTAATCGGAAAATCAGACTTGACTTTTCCGCTTGTTGTAATAATTCTATATGAAAACTCTGCGGTCTCAGGAAGCTCAAGCGTGATATTTCCTGAGGTTATCCCTATGTTTGTGTTTTGAATATTAAATTCTTTGCAACTCATCAACACTTTAGCCGAGGAACCTTTTATCGTGAGCTCCTTTGAGTCAAGTTCTTTTAAATGAATATCTCCGGAAGTTGTATTTATGGAAACGATATCAGCGGTCAATTTCCTGGCATTAAATCCGCCGGAGAATGTATGAAGTGTGAAGTCGGCTAAACGAATCGAATCTGTCTCGACAATACCGGAATTCGGACAGAAAAAGAAGCCGACTTTAACTCGGCTTCTTTAGATTCTTAAACTTCCGTATAGTTACAACACTGCCGCTGTGTCTTTTTCCGCGCCGATTCCGGGAGCTCCGTGAAGCAGTTCGCCGATGGTGATATCCGGATTCGCGACCCCCGCTTCCATGATCCTGACGCTTTGCTCGAACAGTGCTTGCAATTCTTCGACACGCAGAATTTTTACCATATACTCAAAACGAAAATCAAGGCCGCCGTCAATCAGATTGGGGACAATAATGGTATAGAGCGGCATTACAAAACGCCCGTTGCTGTAATTTCCGAATTCACAATGCAATCCCTCGGGCAGTGTAAGCGAGAGCGGGACACAAGTTAATAGCATGGAATAGGTCCATGAAAATATCGACATGTGCTCCATTTTTTTGATCTCATCTTGTTTGAGTGAAAACAGATAATCCGTATGGCGCAGAATTTGATACTGCACCTCCTGCGTACGCTCGATTGCCTGCATAAACGTCTTATCCTTTGAGATGACGGTGCGCAGCGGAAGGGTGTTGACGCGGCAGCCGCCGGAGCGTTTGTCCGCAAGGGTGATTCTGCGGTTAAAAGCGACGATAAAATTGACGTCGTCCGTCTCCTCATTGATTCTCGACAGATAAGTCCGCATGCCGACATAAATCATCGTCTGCAAAGGAATGCCCTTTTTTTCGCAGAAGGAAAGAATCGGCGCGGCTCTTTCCGCGGAGAGATGAATCCCGTAATTATCGCTTTTATCTTTAATAAACGTATTGATACTTGCATAACGAAGATTCGGGTCTCTTTTTCTGCGACGATTTTGGTTCAACAGGCGCATCCCGTCGGGGCCTGCATAAAAAGAGGGGCCGTCTTTTGCATAATATTCTTTAAAAAACTGTCTGTGTTTATCTTCCTCATCTTTATTCCCGAATATCACAAGATCCTTTTTCAAACACTCTTCAAACGAAGCGAGCGGCTTGGGCATTGCAGTATTGTTTTTAAGCGCCATAATGACGTCGAGCAAATCGGCGAACAGCAAGACCACTCCGTACAAATCAATGATAATATGACAAATATTTAAATAAATCCCGATGCGCCCGTCATATGTACGATAAAAGAAGAAACGGTACATTTCTCCCTTATTGGTTTTCAACGGTGTGTGTGCATCTTTGCTAAGCACAGCATCTTGCTCTTCTTTTGTTTTACCCGTGAAATCCAGGACGGGTATATTTTCGAGTTTAAATTCCGGCATAAAATATTGTTTGAGTTTTCCGTTCTGTTTTTTAAACCGGATGCGCAAACAGTCATTGCGCGCAATCTCTTCATTCACCGCTTGTTTGAGCAGTTCATGATCAAGTTCTTGGTCGACAATCATATAAAAAACAATTTGCGTGCTCTCCTTATGCAGACAGTACTTCAACTGCATCAGAGGCAATTGCTGAGAACCGAAGATGTCGTAATAGGTTCTGTTTTCCGGTTTTTTTGACATATCTAACATCCTATCGCGCACAATAGGGAGATCCTTTCCGACAAAGGTCTTTTTGTCTGCATGTATTTGAAATCCCTTTATCTAACAGCTGCGGCATCCTTTTCGATCCCGGTATCCGCTGCCCCGCGAATCAATTCTCCGATGGTGATATCGGGATTTGTGACGCCCGCTTCCATAATTCTGACGCTTTGTTCCAAAAGCGTTTCCAGTTCATAGGGCTGCAAAATTCGCACCATATATTCAAAATGAAAATCAAGTCCGCCCTCGTTAATATTGGGAACGACCACGGTATACAGAGGCATCGTGAAGCGGCCGTTGCTGTAATTGCCGAACTCACAGCGCCATCCTTCGGGCAGTGACAACGAAAGCGGAACGCAGGTAAAAAGCATGGATTGGGTCCAAGATAGTAATGACATGTGCTCCATCGCTTTTATTTCTTCCTGATGAAATACAAACAGGAAATCCGCATGACGTAAAATCTGAAATTGAATTTCCTGTGTCTGCTCGATCGCCTGCATGAACGTCTTATCTTTTGAAATTACCGTGCGCAGCGGAAGCGCATTAACCCGGCAGCCACCGGAGCGTTTGTCCGCAAGGGTGATTCTGCGGTTAACTGCGATCATAAATGTAACGTCATCGGTTCCCTCGTTTATTCTCGAGAGATAGGTACGCATGCCCACATAAATCATTGTCTGCAGAGGAATGTTGTTTTTTTCGCAGAAAGAGAGAATCGGGGCCGCTCTTTCCGCCGGCAGGTGAATTCCGTAATTATCGCTTTTATCGAAAAAAAACGTATTCATGGTCATGTAGCGAAGATTCGGATCCTTCTTTTTTAAACGCAGCTTATTTAAAGAACGCATCCCATCCGGGCCGGCATAAAAGGAAGGGCCGTATTTTGAGTAATATTCTTTATAAAATTGTTTATGCTTCTCTATCTCTTCTTTGTTATTGAATATTTGAAGGTCTTTTTTCAGACAATCTTCAAACAAGGCAAGCGGTTTGGGCATCGGAGTACCATTTACCGCCGCGATGATGACATCGAGCAGATCGCTGAAAATCACAAGTACCCCGCATAAATCAGCAATGATATGGGAAATGTTCAGATAGATGCCGGTACGACCGTCATAAGTTCTGTAAAAGATGAAACGATACATTTCATCTTTCTTAGTCTTTAAAGGCGTATGCGCGTCCTGACTCAAGATTGAATCCTGTTCTTCTTTTGTCTTGTCCGAAAAATCCAGGAAGGGAATATTTTCGAGTTTGTATTCCGGGATAAAATACTGTTTGAGTTTACCTTCGTGTTTTTTAAACCGGATACGCAGACAGTCGTTGCGCGCAATTTCTTGGTTCACAGCGCTCTTCAGCAATTCGAAGTCAAGCCGCTGATCGACAATCATGTAGAAAACAATTTGAGTACTCTCCTTGTGCAAACTGTACTGCAGTTGTCTCAATGGCAGCTGCTGCGACCCGAAAATGTCATAATAGGTTCTCACGATCGGATTTTTAGACATAAATTCAGTCATCCTTTCGCATATACGCGATGTTTTAATCGTGTTTTCAGACAACAATCTGTTTCCCGGTCTTTTTATTCGACCGCTTTCAGCGACTCGACCATGCTGATGTTCTTCATACGTTTTGTCATCAGCAGGTTCACCGATACGATGTAAAATGCTGTGAGCAGAGCGGCATAAAGATAGCTCACCGCCGCAATGTCTCTCGCGAACCTGACCATATCCGCTTCGACCGTTTGAAGCATGAATTGGGCCAAGTAATAACCGAGCACGCCTCCGAGGACAATGCCCACGGCACCCATTATGAAATTTTCCCGGAAAATATACATATTGGTCTCGCTGTGTTTAAAACCGAGCACTTTGATGGTGGCAATCTCGCGAGTGCGCTCCGAGATATTGATATTGGTCAGGTTATAAACGACTACGAAAGCCAGCGCGCCGGCCGAGATCAACAGGACAAGGATGATGACGTTGATACTGTTGATGGTCTCAACAAAGGATTTTCTCGCAGAATCGATGCTGACAATAGACAGGATTGAGCTGTCTTTTGCCAGCCATTCGGATGAAAAGCTATCGAAATCCGTCATATTTTCATTCGCCGCGCATGCGATGGAATTGAATGTGATATCTTTGCCGAATGTCTTTTCATAAAGCGCAGGCGACATATAGATATAGTGGTAAATATAATTTTCCGTAACCGCGGTAACCGGGAGCGTATACTGAACCTCATTTACGGTGAACGTGATATTATCACCCGCGCCGAGGCGCATTATCTGCGCAAGTTTATCGGTTAGAATCACACCCTCATCGCCGAGTTTCAGAGCGCTCCCGCTCTTTGGATTTCGCAGAGCGATCAGTTTTTCCATCTGTGCCGAGTCTTCCGGCGCAAGCACAAACACATTTCGGATCACCTCTCCGTTTTTATCTGCCTCGGCGGATACGATTTTGGAAAACAGCGTGTCTTTCAAGCGGTTATCCTGTGCAAGCTGCTGTCCGAACGCAGCGGCATCCGGACGCGCCAGTTCTTTGGAGAGTGTGAACATGATGCGATAACGGTTGATTTCCCCGTATTGTTTATCTACGATTGGGTTTATCCCGTCGCGCATCCCGAAGCCGGCGACAATCAGAGCCATGCAGCCGGAGATGCCCAACACCGTCATCATCAACCGGACTTTATAGCGGAAGAGGTTTCTTGCGGTGATCTTCTGAGAAAAACTGATTGACGCCCAAAGTTTTTTAAAGCGTTCCAAAAGGATTTTCCGGCCGCTTCTCGGCATTTTCGGGCGCATCAGCGCGGCTGTCGGACGCTTCAGTTCTTTGTAGCAAGAATACCAGGCCACCATCACCGTGCATAACAACGCGACGAATAACGACAAGAAGGACATACTCCAGGGAACCGTGATTTCGATTTCGGGCAGCCGGTATAACGCGGAATAAGCTCCGATGATGACCCTCGGCAAAATCTGAATGCAGATCACTTGCCCAAGCACGCTTCCGAGGATGCAGGCAATGGCGGAATAGACCATATATTTGCCCGCAATCTGAGCGGATGAATAACCGAGCGCCTTATAGGTACCGATCTGAACCCGCTGCTCGTCGATCATTCGGGACATGGTCGTCAGACAGACCAGCGAGGCTACCATCAGGAAAAACACCGGAAAGATTGCTGCAATGGCATTAATTCTCTCCGAATCCTGATTAAAACCGGCATAACTCTGAATGATATCATCGCGCGTGAAAGCGTACCATTTGCCCGATTCGACACTGCTGTACATATTCTGAACATTTAATATGCGGTTGGCTCCGTCGGCGATTGCGCTTTTCATCTGTGCGTAGCCGTTCAGATAGTCGGCGTATCCTTTATCATAATCCTTTTGCCCGGCCGCAAGCTGTTTTTCTGCGTCTTCAAGTTTTGCTTTTGCCTGCGCAAGCTGTGCCAATGCTGCGGCTTTCTGTTTATTGAATTCGTCTTCGCCCTCTTTGAGCTTTTTCTCGCCGGACTCCAATTGCAGAATATTGGCTTTCAGCAAAGCATACGATTCATCCAGTTTTTTCTTTCCGACCGCATACTGCGTTTCCCCGCTCTGGAGTTCCCCGAAAGCCGAATCGAGGGTCGCTTTCGCTTTATCCAGTTCGTTTCGGGCCTGCTGCAATTGAGTTTCCGCAGCGGCAAGCTGCGCCTCTGCTTGCTCAAGCTGAATCTGAACCCCTTCGAGCTGCTTCCTTGCGTTTTCGAGTTCTATCTGAACCTGCGCGTTTTGATCTTCCGCATTTGCCACCCGATCGGCGGCAGCTTGTATCTGCTCCTGAAGTTGGGCGATCACCGCCGGGTCGGATCCTCCGCTGTCCAGATAATCCTGAAG includes:
- a CDS encoding FtsX-like permease family protein, with product MKLSTLVKDTCREMLRSRERFISIALITFLSVGFFVGVKATAPSMRATAENYFNASSLMDLEIISTVGFDDSDVASVRKLEGVKGVMPSYSADLIVVEDSGNSVARVCALPNAGEKDTLNQIQLVAGRLPENPGECIAVPYRMRDDDIAVGDVIKFSDYAGQTATDTIISGKDYTVVGLMKSPQQFSYSYGNSSIGNGIIMYYIMLPAAEFKYSRYTELYVLLNRAAGVTAFDERYDSNIRTASDLIDAAGRISYAQFLQKIKTQITDAEMQLNTQKTDAERKLDDAKRKLNEAKLKLEQSKAEIEAGWTQYNEGVQKSKTELYIAESKLAESRKQISDGKTQLAVGQAKYKEGEAQLQKSRDQLDSGWAQYNAGLAEYNSNEALYNDGYNQYTEAKEKYEPVLKIYNTAKQAVAMAEAALNGNEVDQAEAAALFAEAQAELQDYLDSGGSDPAVIAQLQEQIQAAADRVANAEDQNAQVQIELENARKQLEGVQIQLEQAEAQLAAAETQLQQARNELDKAKATLDSAFGELQSGETQYAVGKKKLDESYALLKANILQLESGEKKLKEGEDEFNKQKAAALAQLAQAKAKLEDAEKQLAAGQKDYDKGYADYLNGYAQMKSAIADGANRILNVQNMYSSVESGKWYAFTRDDIIQSYAGFNQDSERINAIAAIFPVFFLMVASLVCLTTMSRMIDEQRVQIGTYKALGYSSAQIAGKYMVYSAIACILGSVLGQVICIQILPRVIIGAYSALYRLPEIEITVPWSMSFLSLFVALLCTVMVAWYSCYKELKRPTAALMRPKMPRSGRKILLERFKKLWASISFSQKITARNLFRYKVRLMMTVLGISGCMALIVAGFGMRDGINPIVDKQYGEINRYRIMFTLSKELARPDAAAFGQQLAQDNRLKDTLFSKIVSAEADKNGEVIRNVFVLAPEDSAQMEKLIALRNPKSGSALKLGDEGVILTDKLAQIMRLGAGDNITFTVNEVQYTLPVTAVTENYIYHYIYMSPALYEKTFGKDITFNSIACAANENMTDFDSFSSEWLAKDSSILSIVSIDSARKSFVETINSINVIILVLLISAGALAFVVVYNLTNINISERTREIATIKVLGFKHSETNMYIFRENFIMGAVGIVLGGVLGYYLAQFMLQTVEADMVRFARDIAAVSYLYAALLTAFYIVSVNLLMTKRMKNISMVESLKAVE
- a CDS encoding DUF4097 family beta strand repeat-containing protein produces the protein MVETDSIRLADFTLHTFSGGFNARKLTADIVSINTTSGDIHLKELDSKELTIKGSSAKVLMSCKEFNIQNTNIGITSGNITLELPETAEFSYRIITTSGKVKSDFPITVTSKMNSEGQIGNKVNKVTLQVTSGDIAILRYN
- a CDS encoding condensation domain-containing protein; translated protein: MSKNPIVRTYYDIFGSQQLPLRQLQYSLHKESTQIVFYMIVDQRLDFELLKSAVNQEIARNDCLRIRFKKHEGKLKQYFIPEYKLENIPFLDFSDKTKEEQDSILSQDAHTPLKTKKDEMYRFIFYRTYDGRTGIYLNISHIIADLCGVLVIFSDLLDVIIAAVNGTPMPKPLALFEDCLKKDLQIFNNKEEIEKHKQFYKEYYSKYGPSFYAGPDGMRSLNKLRLKKKDPNLRYMTMNTFFFDKSDNYGIHLPAERAAPILSFCEKNNIPLQTMIYVGMRTYLSRINEGTDDVTFMIAVNRRITLADKRSGGCRVNALPLRTVISKDKTFMQAIEQTQEIQFQILRHADFLFVFHQEEIKAMEHMSLLSWTQSMLFTCVPLSLSLPEGWRCEFGNYSNGRFTMPLYTVVVPNINEGGLDFHFEYMVRILQPYELETLLEQSVRIMEAGVTNPDITIGELIRGAADTGIEKDAAAVR
- a CDS encoding condensation domain-containing protein; its protein translation is MSKKPENRTYYDIFGSQQLPLMQLKYCLHKESTQIVFYMIVDQELDHELLKQAVNEEIARNDCLRIRFKKQNGKLKQYFMPEFKLENIPVLDFTGKTKEEQDAVLSKDAHTPLKTNKGEMYRFFFYRTYDGRIGIYLNICHIIIDLYGVVLLFADLLDVIMALKNNTAMPKPLASFEECLKKDLVIFGNKDEEDKHRQFFKEYYAKDGPSFYAGPDGMRLLNQNRRRKRDPNLRYASINTFIKDKSDNYGIHLSAERAAPILSFCEKKGIPLQTMIYVGMRTYLSRINEETDDVNFIVAFNRRITLADKRSGGCRVNTLPLRTVISKDKTFMQAIERTQEVQYQILRHTDYLFSLKQDEIKKMEHMSIFSWTYSMLLTCVPLSLTLPEGLHCEFGNYSNGRFVMPLYTIIVPNLIDGGLDFRFEYMVKILRVEELQALFEQSVRIMEAGVANPDITIGELLHGAPGIGAEKDTAAVL